The Prosthecobacter sp. SYSU 5D2 nucleotide sequence TTTCAGTGACCCCTACCCCCGAACAAACTTACCTCAGCACCTGTCCCGTCTGTCAAAACCAGATTGATGTGACATCGCTGGAGCCGTTTACCAAACTCAAGTGCCCATTTTGCGGGCAGATGGTGCGGGTGCGCAGGAAGTTCGACCACTTCATCATAGTCCGCCAGATCGGTGAAGGCGGGATGAGCCGGGTGTTTGAGGCTGAAGATGAAACCCTGGGCCGCCGGGTGGCATTGAAAATTCTGAACCGGCAATACAGCCGGGATGCCTCACGTGTGGAGCAGTTCCGCCAGGAGGCGCTCATCACCGCCAATGTAAACCACCCCAACGTCATCAAGCTGTATTCAGTCGGCTATGACCAGGGTTACTTTTACATCGCCATGGAGCTGGTGAATGGCGGCAGCCTGGAGCAGCGGATCCGCCGGGAAGGGACCATCAAAGAGGAGGAGGCGCTGCGCATCGGACGCGAGGTGGCCGAGGGCCTGCGTGCGGCGCAGCAGCTGGGGCTGATCCACCGGGATGTTAAACCGGCCAACATTCTTTTCACTGAAACCGGCACCTCGAAGGTAGTGGACTTCGGTCTGGCCCTTTTTGTGGAGCGCGGACCGGATTCATCCAGTGAAATCTGGGCCACTCCGTATTACGTGGCCCCGGAAAAGATCATTGATAATCGCGAAGACTACCGGAGTGACATCTTCAGCCTTGGCGCGTCGCTATTCCATGCTCTTACAGGGCGTCCGCCGCACAAGGCAGAATCGAACAACATCCAGGAACTGCGGATGATCAAATGCCGCCGAGTGGCCTTGGAGGACAGCGGACTGCGCTTTGCCCCCCGCACCATCCACGTCATCAACCGCATGGTGGCCTTCCGGCCACAGGAGCGCTGCGCCAACTACGATGAAACGGTGGAGGAGCTGCGCCTGGCCGAAGGTCTGGTGGGGCAGGGATATAAAACCCGCTTCAGCAGCCGCAAGCTGCGCTGGTTGGGCATCGCCGCAGCGGCACTGGTGATGGCTTTCATTGTCGGATGGCTGTTCCGCAGCACAGGTGACCGGGCGGCTGTGGCCATCACCGATACGGAGGATGCCTACCAGGATGATCTTAGCGGCGAAGGGGTGACACTGCAGGCCGGTCGTGAGACGGTGGCTGAAAAATTCCTCAAAGCCCGCGAGACGATGCTGGTGAAGAAGGGCTTCGCCCAGTCGAGGCAGCAGTTTGAAAAGCTGATTGATTCAGGAGAGGCCCGTCAGCCGACTCTAAACTGGGCGCGGTTCAATGCCGCCCTGTGCAGCATCATGATCAGCAACCGCACGGATGCCATGAAGCACCTGAAAAAGATGGCCGAGGATACCGGAGAAGGAAGCACCCTGGTGTCTGCGGAACTGGCTGGTTTTTTCAAATCCATCGGAACCCGCATGGGAAGTAATCTGGCCTTAGGAACGCCGCTGGAAAGCCTGGGATATGACACCACCCAGGAAACTGTATTGGGGTATCTGCTTCATGGTCTGGCCGAGTGGCATTTTGGCGATGCCATGCTTGGCCTTTCCGAACTGGAGTTCTTTGCCGCACATCTGGGCGATGTGAAAACAGGACCCAACGCTGCCGCGCTCGACTGGGTGCAAGGTTATGCATCCGTCTATGATCTGTATAAAACAGATCTGGCCGTGGCCAAAAGCGTGCAAAACCTGGCTTCGCCGAAAGATTTGAAAGGATACCGGGAGTCTCTCGCCGCCGTCAAAAAGGCTCGGGAAAAACTGCGCACAGGCGGTGCATTCAAGCAGTCCCTCATCAAGCTGGAAGCAAAAATCAACGGCGAGTTTGTCAGGCTGCGCATGGACCTGCACCGCCAGCAACTGGCTGAAGACCGCGTTCTTCGTGAGCGGGAGCTGGCGCAACTGGCGGAGATCACCAGCGTGCTGCCGTCCCTGGTGCAGGGGTACGATTACTCACGCGTGGTGGAGTTGCTGAAAGATGTCCGTTTCCAGTCTCCTGAGGTCCAGTCCGCACTGGAGGGACGGCGCTATCTGTATGAGCAGGGGCAGGCATTTCTGAGCCAGCTTTTTATGGACATCTCCGTGCAGGGTTATCAGGGCCGGCTGCAGCGCGTGGGGGCCAGCACTTTGGAAGGCCGGGTCACGGCAGCCGATATTCGCCAGGTGACAGTCACTCTGGAGCGGGGTGCGCTGACTGTCCCGCTGGACAGCATTTCCCCTGAATCACTTCTGGCTGCGGCGCAGCATTTTGCAGAGCAGGTCACCGACAGCACCGACTATTATCAGAGGCAGGAGCGCATTGCGGTCTTTGCCCGCGTGACGGGCCTTCACAGCCTCTCGGCAACGGTGGCGGCCCAGCTCATGGAAGAGAACCGCAGCTTCCGCTCCCGCTGGATGAAAGTGGTTCAGTAAAAGAATTTCTCCTGCTTATTTCACAAAGCGGAATTCAGGCGTGGCCCAGAGAGCCTGGACGAGCCGGGCCCAGGCATCCCGGCTTTCTTCTTCCGTCGTATTGCCGGAGATTGAGGCCTCAAGATAATCGGTGGCGATGTCCAGTTCCTTATCGGTGGCACTCCGGCTCAGGCACAAACGATAGGCTTCATGGACACGGTCTTCTGCGGACGTGGTGGCCTGAAGCATACGGGAAGCGGTGGCGCGCGCCAGTTCGATAACTTCCGGATGGTTCATCAAATAAAGCGCCTGGGGAGCCACAGTGCTGGCGGTGCGCTGAGCGATGGGCTGGTTGATGTCCGCAAAATCGAATACTTCAAAGAGCGGATGCCGTACATTGCGGAACGCCGCCGTATAGACGCTGCGACGGGAGTCATTGAAGGGATAGGAGTACTCCATGTTCTGCACCTTGGTATCGTTGGAATCCACCGCCTTGGCATCGCCAATGTTCGGTCCGGCCCAGCGGGCGTCCACCGTACCGGCGGCCACCAGCATGGCGTCACGAATGCACTCGGCATCCAGACGCTTACGGTTCATCCTGGCCAGCAGCCGGTTGTCGGGATCTGATTCAATCGTGGCACCTTCAGAACTCATCCGGTAGGTGCGGCTCATGACCATTTCCTTGATCAGGCGTTTCAGGCTCCAGCCATCCTCCATGAATTTTACCGCCAGATAATCCAGCAGTTCGGGGTGCGAAGGCAGTTCGCCAGTGATGCCAAAGTTATCTGTGCTGCGCACAATACCGGCACCAAAGAGCCAGTGCCAGACGCGGTTGACGAAGACACGGGAAGTCAGCGGATGCTCGCGGGAGGTCATCCACTGGGCCATTTGCAGACGGCCGCTCTGGTCTGCGGGGATCGCCGGGGCCTGGCCTTTCACAGCCACCTGGATAAAGCCACGGGGTACAGGTGCACCCAGGTTGCGGATGTTTCCGCGCACATGAATGCGGGCATCTTCTGGCTTTTCATCCTCCGCCACGGCCATGGCTTCCAGGCGGACAGGACCTTGTTTTTGGAGGATACGGAGTTCCCTGGACAGGATGTCCACGCGGTCTTTGATCTTGGACTCTTCCTCGCTGGCGACAAGGGTGGGCATGTCAGGCATCTCAGCATCCGCCGGCAGAAACTGCATGGCGTCCACGGTCACGTAACCTTCCGCGCCGGCATTGGAGATCATGACAAAATTTTGCCCGGTCTTTTCAAAACGGAATGTGCCCAGTGAGACAAACTGAAGCCCTTTGAGACTTTCGTTGGATTGTTTGAAGTAAACCAGCTCTTCACCATCGGCATGAAAGATGGTGGCCGGGATGCGCAGGGCGCGCCCTGGCCCGGCACTGAAAGCCAGCCGCACTTCATATCTTCCGGCGACTGGCAGCTTGGGAGTAAAAGTGATGGTTTTTTCACCTTTGCCCTCGTCATGATCATGGGAGTAACCGCCTCCAATGAAAGGCGGATACATCTTGCTTTCCTTCCAGAAACCCACCTTCTGGGCCTCGCTGTCATCCACGACCACTCCAGGAAGATCACTTGGACTGAGGGTGGCTTTCTTGCGCAAGGCCGCCCCACCTACATCTCCCAGTTCATTCTTCAGGGTGGCGATTTCCTCCGTCAGCTTGGCGATCTGTTTTTCTTTGGCCTGCATTTTCTGTTCCTCCTCACCCTCAAAGGGCAGGGGAGTGTCTATCCAATGAGCGACGTTGTCGGTGTAGTTTTTCAGCGTGCGGGTGCTGCGCATAATGCCGGCCAACGCGTAATAGTCGCGGGTGGAGATGGGATCAAATTTGTGGTCATGGCAGCGCGCACAGCCGATGGTCATGCCCATGAACGACTTGCCGATGGTGTCCAGTTGCTCATCCACAATGTCCATGCGCAGCATCTGCTTGTCCTGCTCTTCATAATTGGTAGGGCCCAGGGCCAGAAAACCTGTGGCCGTGAGATTCTGCCGCCGTTCCTCGGCATTTTTTGCAGGCATCAGATCACCGGCGATCATCTGGGTGATCATGTGGTCCACGGGCACATCGGTCCGGAGCGCCTCCAGCAGATAATCCCGAAAACGCCAGGCATCTTTGAAGGGCAGGGAACGGCCACCGCCAGAGGACTCGGCAAAGCGGGTGATGTCCATGAAATGCGAAGCCCAGCGCTCAGCAAACGCCGGAGTGGCCAGAAGTGCGTCCACCAGGGCTTCGTATTGAAGCATGGCCGTCGTCCCTTGAAGTGGTGGCAGGTCAGTTCCTGCTTCTCCTGGGGGCAGGCCGGTCAGGTCAA carries:
- a CDS encoding serine/threonine-protein kinase; this translates as MTPTPEQTYLSTCPVCQNQIDVTSLEPFTKLKCPFCGQMVRVRRKFDHFIIVRQIGEGGMSRVFEAEDETLGRRVALKILNRQYSRDASRVEQFRQEALITANVNHPNVIKLYSVGYDQGYFYIAMELVNGGSLEQRIRREGTIKEEEALRIGREVAEGLRAAQQLGLIHRDVKPANILFTETGTSKVVDFGLALFVERGPDSSSEIWATPYYVAPEKIIDNREDYRSDIFSLGASLFHALTGRPPHKAESNNIQELRMIKCRRVALEDSGLRFAPRTIHVINRMVAFRPQERCANYDETVEELRLAEGLVGQGYKTRFSSRKLRWLGIAAAALVMAFIVGWLFRSTGDRAAVAITDTEDAYQDDLSGEGVTLQAGRETVAEKFLKARETMLVKKGFAQSRQQFEKLIDSGEARQPTLNWARFNAALCSIMISNRTDAMKHLKKMAEDTGEGSTLVSAELAGFFKSIGTRMGSNLALGTPLESLGYDTTQETVLGYLLHGLAEWHFGDAMLGLSELEFFAAHLGDVKTGPNAAALDWVQGYASVYDLYKTDLAVAKSVQNLASPKDLKGYRESLAAVKKAREKLRTGGAFKQSLIKLEAKINGEFVRLRMDLHRQQLAEDRVLRERELAQLAEITSVLPSLVQGYDYSRVVELLKDVRFQSPEVQSALEGRRYLYEQGQAFLSQLFMDISVQGYQGRLQRVGASTLEGRVTAADIRQVTVTLERGALTVPLDSISPESLLAAAQHFAEQVTDSTDYYQRQERIAVFARVTGLHSLSATVAAQLMEENRSFRSRWMKVVQ
- a CDS encoding DUF1553 domain-containing protein: MPKAASRLVFWILPFMPATGMAAVAEQAEFFEKRIRPLLIEHCTECHGMDKQKGSLRLDHRAGWQTGGDSGPSIVPGKIEESLLWKVVSYEDRDLKMPPKKKLPAAALEDLKTWIASGAHDPRADAPEARNSDRSPKADGSFWSFQPPVIKLPGPVQQKDWAYNKIDHFILSALESASALPAPDADVQTLARRLSFDLTGLPPGEAGTDLPPLQGTTAMLQYEALVDALLATPAFAERWASHFMDITRFAESSGGGRSLPFKDAWRFRDYLLEALRTDVPVDHMITQMIAGDLMPAKNAEERRQNLTATGFLALGPTNYEEQDKQMLRMDIVDEQLDTIGKSFMGMTIGCARCHDHKFDPISTRDYYALAGIMRSTRTLKNYTDNVAHWIDTPLPFEGEEEQKMQAKEKQIAKLTEEIATLKNELGDVGGAALRKKATLSPSDLPGVVVDDSEAQKVGFWKESKMYPPFIGGGYSHDHDEGKGEKTITFTPKLPVAGRYEVRLAFSAGPGRALRIPATIFHADGEELVYFKQSNESLKGLQFVSLGTFRFEKTGQNFVMISNAGAEGYVTVDAMQFLPADAEMPDMPTLVASEEESKIKDRVDILSRELRILQKQGPVRLEAMAVAEDEKPEDARIHVRGNIRNLGAPVPRGFIQVAVKGQAPAIPADQSGRLQMAQWMTSREHPLTSRVFVNRVWHWLFGAGIVRSTDNFGITGELPSHPELLDYLAVKFMEDGWSLKRLIKEMVMSRTYRMSSEGATIESDPDNRLLARMNRKRLDAECIRDAMLVAAGTVDARWAGPNIGDAKAVDSNDTKVQNMEYSYPFNDSRRSVYTAAFRNVRHPLFEVFDFADINQPIAQRTASTVAPQALYLMNHPEVIELARATASRMLQATTSAEDRVHEAYRLCLSRSATDKELDIATDYLEASISGNTTEEESRDAWARLVQALWATPEFRFVK